The following DNA comes from Alienimonas californiensis.
CGGCGTGCCGATCGAAGGAACCTGACACGATCCGATCGGGGGGACGTGGATCGCTCCGACGCCCCGTTGAAATGGGAGGGCCCGCCGATCGCCCGGCTGGCGCCGCAGGCCCCGCTCAAACGGCCGGCGCCGGAGATCGTCACCAACGGCGGCCGGGACGATCTGCTGGCTTATCAGCGGCGCGGCAAGGACCCGCGGGGATGAATTCGACCCCGCTGGCTTGGAAGGAGCCCTGACCGACGGGGGCGGCGAGGCGTCGACGACGGCATGCTGGCGAAGGCGGGCGGACGGGCGGCGGACTGTCCGGTCCGACTTTGCCGGAACGCATCGGCAACCGCTTGACAGAGCCTTCGACGCGGAGTGGGCTCGGCGTTCGGCGCCGACGTTCATCCCTCCGCCGACGTGCGTTCGCTTCCGGACCACGGCCCCCTCCCTCTCACTCGGGTTCGGTGATGAACGTTCATCGCGCGACCGTCGGGTCGAGCCTGCTCGGCCTCGGCCTGTTTCTCTGCTCCGGGGCAAGCGCCCCCCTGTCCGCCCAGGTCCCGGCGCCCCCCGGCAGTTCCGTGCCGCTCGGCGGATCGTTTCAGATCGCCCCCGGGCCGCCGGCCGGAACGATCACCCGCGAAGGCGACCTGCGGGCCGCCGACCCGGGCAGTTGGGATCACGTCGACGAGATGGCCGAGACCCTGGAGCGGTTGTCGAAGGAATTGCACGACGAAGTCCACGCCCACCTCGTCGGCCATGAATACTTTTATCATATGGACGGCCACGCCACGGAGGTCGAACGGCTGGCGACGCACCTACACGAGGTCGCCCACGCCGGCGAGAGCCTGGCCCACCTGCGGGAGGACGTGATCGCCCTGGACCGGCAAGTGCACGAGGCGGACGAGGTGATCACCCAGATCGCCCGCCGCGGCGTGCTCACCCAACATTATAACGGGGCGATCGTGCAGACCCGCCGCATCGTGCGGGAGATGATCGCTATTCAGCATCACCTGGAAGACGACCTCGCCGCCCTCGACCCGAATTACCGCCCGCACCGGGCGGGCTATCGCGGCCCGGACGCACAGGGCCACGGGCACGATCGCCACGACGCGCATGTGCCGCCCAGCAGGCATCTGCCGCCCAGCCTCCAGCGCCCGTCGGTCGGCCATCACGACGGCCACCACCACGACGTCTACCGTCAGGACGCCTACCACCGCGGCCCCGCCGGGTATTATTCCCCGCAGCCCCGGTACTACGGCACGCCGTACGGCTCCGGCTACGACGTTCATCGCCCCCATTGAGCCCGTCATGATTGAACCCGCCGTCGTGACGGCCGAACCGCTCGTGATTCGGCCGGAAACGGCGGCGGACGCCCCAGCGATCGCAGCGCTCACGCGGACGGCCTTCGCCACGGCACCGCACACCGACGGGAACGAGCACCGGCTCGTCGGCCGGCTTCGCGATGCCGGGGCGCTGGCGCTTTCGCTGGTCGCCGAGGGGGAGGACGGCGAACTCGTCGGGCATGCGGCATTCTCCCCGGCGACGGCGCCCGCCGGCGGCGGGGACTGGTACGCCCTCGGCCCGATCTCCGTCCGGCCGGACCGCCAGCGGCAGGGCGTCGGCGGGCGATTAATCCGCGCGGGACTGGAGGAACTGACGGCCCGCGGCGCCGCCGGCTGCACGGTCCTCGGCGACCCGAGTTATTACGAGCGGTTCGGCTTTGAACCGGCCCCCGCCGCCGCCCCGCCGGGCGTCCCTGCGGAGTATTTTCGAATCAAACCGCTGACGGCCGCGGCGCCGGCCGGGCCGGTGCGGTTTCACCCGATCTTCGGCGTGTGACGGGGCTCACACGGTTCCTGCACCCGCTTCACGCAGGCGGCGATGCGGGCGGCGGCCTCGTCGATCTGCTCCGGCGGTTCCTCGCCTAATAAGCTGAACCGCAGCGAACTGTTCAACAACTCCGGCGGCAGGCCCATCGCGATGAGGACCGGGCTGGGTTCGCTGCTGCCGCTCGCGCAGGCGCTGCCGAGGCTCGCCCCCACCCCGGCCAGATCCAGCGCCACCAACAGTTCCTCCCCGCCGCAGCCGGGGAAGGCGACGCTGGCGGTGTTCGGCAGTCGCGGCGCCCCGGCGGCGTGGATCACGGCGCTGCAGTCCCGCCGCAGCGCCGCCTCCAGGCGGTCCCGCAGGGCCGTCGTGTGAGTCGTCCAGTCGTCCAGTTCTTTCATCCGCAGTTCGAGGGCGAGGGCCATGCCCGCGGCGAGGGCCACCGGCTCCGTGCCCGGCCGCCGGCCGCCCTCCTGATGCCCGCCGTGCAGACTGGGGGCCAGCTTCGCCCCTGAGCGAATGAGCAGCGCCCCGATCCCCCGCGGGCCGCGGAACTTGTGGGCGCCGAGGCTCGCCGCGGTCGCTCCCAGCGAACGAAAAGCCCACGGCAGCTTGCCGACGGCCTGGGTGGCGTCGAGGTGGCTGGGCACGCCGAGCCTGTTGCAGCGGACGAGGACGGGGGCGACGTCGAGGATCGCCCCGGTTTCGTTGTGGGCGTGAATCAGCGAGACCAGCCGCAGGCCCGGCGGCGGGTTTTCCAGTTCGTCGCCCTTCAATAAACCGTTCTCGTCGAGCGGCCAGCGCCGCACGCGCCAGCGCCCCGCGGCGGCGCCGGCGGCGAGGGGGGCGGCGACGGCGGGGTGCTCCCCGGGGGTGACGAGCACGGTCGTCGGGCCGCTGTCCGCCGCTTCCTCCCCGAGGCGCGGCCCGCGGATCAATCCGGCGAGGGCGAGATTGGCGGCCTCGGTCCCGCCGCTGGTGAAGACGATTTCCTCCGGCTCCGCCCCCAGCCCGTCGGCGAGCGATTCCCGGGCGTCCTCCAAAACCCGCCGGGCCCGCCGCCCCGCCGCGTGCCGACTGCCGGGATTCCCGGGCGTGTCGCGGAGATGCCGCGCCACGCACTCCACCACCGCCGGATACGGCGGCGTGGTCGCGTTGCGGTCGAGGTCGAGGAAGGACACGCGGGATCGTACGACGGGACGAAGAAATCGGCAGCGGCGTTATACTGCCGGCGAGCCCGCCCCGACGCCCCCGGTTCGCCCCTCGGCGACGGCGTCGCCATGCATCGGCTCTCAATGGCGTGATCCGTACCGATCGCGCGGCAATCCCTCTTTCCGGTATCGAACCATGTCCCGCCTCGTCGACGGCGTTCGTCACTTTCGCTCCGCCGAGTACCCCAAACGTAGCGATCAGTTTCAGTCGCTGGCCGGGGGGCAAAGCCCGAACGCCCTGTTCATCTGCTGCTCGGACAGCCGCGTGAACCCCACGCTGCTGACCAACTCCGAACCCGGCGATCTGTTCGTGGTGGAGAACGCCGGCAATATCGTGCCCCCGCCCGGCCGGCCCGGCGGCGGCGGAGAGCACGGCACCGGCGGGGAAGCGGCCACGCTGGAGTACGCCGTCCGGGCGCTGAAGGTGCCGGAGATCATCGTCTGCGGCCACGCCAAGTGCGGGGCGATGGGCGGGCTGATGGCGCCCGAGAGCCTCGGCTCGCTGCCGCTGGTCGCCGATTGGCTGGAGCACAGCACGTCCGTCCGCGAGCGGGTGAACGCCGAGCACGCCGACGCCTCCCCGCAGGAGAAGGTCGACGCCGCCATTAAGGCGAACGTGTTGCTTCAACTGGAACACCTCCGCGCCCACGACTGCGTGAAGGAGGCCCTGGCCGCCGGCACGCTGACGCTGAGCGGCTGGGTGTACGACTTCGTCTCCGGCGAGGTGATCCGCTGGGACGAGGATCAGCAGAGCTGGGTGGAGGTCGCGTGAGCGGCGACGCACGGTCGCTCCGCTTCGCCCTGCTGGCGCATGACTGGCCGACGCCCGGGTTCCCCAATCCGCACTTCGATCTGCTGATTGAGGACCCGGCGCTGGTCTCGTCGCAGGGGGCCGGGGAGCGCCGCTGTCGCACCTGGCGACTGCGGGCGGACCCGCGGTCCGGCGCCGCGGTGGAGGCCGAACCGATCGCCCCGCACCGGGCCTTCTATCTGACCCACGAAGGCCCGGTGAGCGGCGGCCGCGGCACGGTCGTGCGGTTGGACGGGGGGACGGCGGAGTGGGACGCGACCGACCCGGCGGTGGTCGTTCTGGGCGGAGGCGCCCTCGCCGGCCGCTGGCGGGCGGCGGACGGCGTCTTCGGCCCGGCCTGAGCCCCGCGGGATTGCGGCGGCGGGGGCGACGCCTCACAACGGACGCATCAACAGAGATGCATCCCCCGCCCGGTTCGCCCCGCATGACCCGCCCGCCCCGGTTCGTCTTCGGCCTGCTCGCCCTCGCGTGCCTCGCCCCAGCGGCGAACGCCGATGACGAGGTCCTCGCCGCCTGGCGGTCGGGCGTCTCGATCCGGGCCGTCGCGCCGCAGGCGGATCGGCACGTAATTCACTCCTATTTCAACGTCTGCCCGGAGAGCCCGGACGGGCGGTTCGTGCTGTATTACACGTCCGCGACGGCCGAGGGCGAAACGGGCGACGTGCGGTTGCTGGAACGGGCCACGGGCGAGGAAACCGTCATTGCGACGGACGTCGCCGTCGAAGACGCCCACCGGGCGGCCTGCCAGCAGTGGAGCGCCGGCGGGGCGGTCGTCGTCTATCACGTCGTGACCGACGGCCGGTGGTTCGTGAAGGCCTACGACGTGGCGACGGGGCAGACGCGGACGCTCGCCGCAGACCGGCAGGTCGGGTTCGGGGCGCCGGGCAGCGAGTGGGCACCGATTTACGGCTGCCACTGGAACCCGGGCGAACACCGGGACCTGGAACTCGTCCACGTTCGCACTGGCGAGATCCGCACCGCGGCGACGATCGCGGCGGTCGTCGAGGAGTACGGCGACTGGGTCCGGCAGCGGTTCGGCACGACGGAGGTCTCGATTTTCTTCCCGGTCGTGAGCCCGGACGGCGGGCGGGTCTTCTTCAAGATCGCCCGCCCCAGCGGCACGGACGATTTTCGCAGCAGCCGGGCCAGCGACCGGGCCGGGCTGGTCGCCTACGACCTGCGGGAGCAGCGGTTCCTGCGCCGAATTGAACAGTGGGGCCACCCCTCCTGGACGCCCGACGGCGGGGCGATTTTCGAGAAGGGCAATTACACGGTCGATTTAGAAACCGGCCGAACCCGGCGGTACGCTCCCTCCTGCATCACGAATCATCCGACCGTCGCCCCGGACGGCCGGCTGTTCGTGACGGACGCGGACGTGGAGAAGCGCCCCTTCGGCGGCCCGGGCCGGTGGGCCGTCGCGGTGGGTTCGATGAACGAAGACGACTTCGTCGTGCTGGACGTGTTCGACAACACCGGCGGCGCCCGCAGCTGGCGCCGCAATCACCCGCACCCGGCCTTCAGCGCCGACGGCCGGCGGATTTATTACAACGTCAACGCGGGGGATTGGACGACGCTACGGGTCGCGGAACGCGACGACGGGTGAGCGCGGCGTTCTTCGTGAGCCCGAAGCGCAAGCGAGGGTCGGAGCCGTACCGCCTCGCTTGCGCTTCGGGCTCACAGACGCGTCCCGCCCGTTCACCCCTGCCCGGCGAGCAGCGCCCCGAGGGCCAGCAGGGCGACGGTGACGCCGAGGATCATCGCGACCGTGCCCCAGCCGGCCTGGCGGTCGCCCGGTTGTTCGCGGACCTCCGCCAGCAGGCCGCCCAGCGCCCGGCGGGGCGGGTCCAGCGCCCAGATGTCCGGGGTCGTGCGGCCCTTGCCGCCCTGGCTGGAAACCTTTTGCTCCCGGCGGCGGTTCGCCCGGCGGTCGTCGCGTTCCAGCGCCCGTTCCTCCTTGCGCATCAGGGCTTCGGCCAGGCGGCCCTGCACCGCCCGGGCGTTCAGCGGGCGCTTTTTGGGGTCCTTTTCCAACAGTTCGGAGACCACCGCGTCCAGGTCGGTCGGCACCAGGCCGCACACCTTCTTCACCGGCACGGGGCTGCGGCGAAGGTGCTGCTCGAAGATGTCCGCGAACCCCGCCCCGGTAAACGGCGGGCGGCCGGTCAGGCATTCGTAAAGCAGGCAGCCCAGGGCGTAGAGGTCCGTTTTATCGTCGAGGTTCTGCCCGCGGATCTGCTCCGGGCTCATATAGAGCCAGGTGCCGACGGTCTTGCCCTGCTCCGTGAGGGCGGAGTTGGCGGTGTCCAGGGCGATGCCGAAGTCCCCCAGTTTCACCACGCCGTCCTCGGTGAAATAGACGTTGGAGGGCTTTAAATCGCGGTGCACCACGCCGTTGTTGTGCAGGTGTTGGAGCGCCGAACAGAGCTGCCAGCCGAGTTCGACGACGTCCTCCCAGTCCAGCACGCGTTTGACGCGCAGCAGGTTGGCCAGGGTGCCGCCCTCGACCAGCTCCATCACGTAGTACCACCGGGCGCCGGCGGGGTCGCTGGCGGGGGTTTTGCCGCTGGCCTCGCAGCCGACGACGTTGGGGTGCGAAAGCTTTTCCAGGATCTCGATCTCCCGCTCGAAGCGGGCGCTGATCTCCGCGTCGGCGGAGACCTGCGGCAGGAGGATCTTCAGCGCCCAGGCCTTGCCGGTCTCCTTATTGACGGCCCGGTAGACGGTGCCCACCGTGCCGCGGCCCAGCACCTCGCCCAGCTCGTAGGGGCCGATCGTCTCGGGAACGGGGCGGGGCACGGGGCGGGAACCGGGAGCGGGGCGGGAACCGGGGCGAATCGGGGCGGGCGGGCGGCCGGGATTCTGACGCATCCCCCCGCCGATCGGCCAGCCCGCCGCAATCCCGATCAGCCAGCCCGCGGCGATCGCGGCCGCGATCGCGGCGGCAGGCGGGTGGGCGGACGCGCCCTCGCTAGACTGCCCGCCGCCCGTCCCGGCCGGCCCGGCCCGGCGCCCGCCGACTCGTCCCGCTGCCCGCGTCGCCCGCCCCATGATCGTCAAACCGAAGCGTCGGCTCCCCTGGCTGAGCATGATCTTCAGCATTTCGGGCTCCAGCCTGGAGGACGCCTACCCGAAGATCCTCAGCGCCGGCCTGTTCGCCACGCTGGTCACCGGGGCGCACCGGTTCGTCTACAGCGGCCGCGAGCAGGCGGAGAACTGGCTCACCTTCGAGCCGTTCACGGTGATGGGCCTGGCGATCAGCGTGTTCCTCAGCTTCCGGGCCAAGGCGACCTACGACCGCTGGTGGGAGGGCCGCAAGCTGTGGGGGCGGATGGTCAACGTCTCCCGCAGCTTCACGCGGCAGTGCGCGATGATGACCCGCGGCGCCGCGGCGCTGCGCTCCGTCGGCCACGGCACCACCGCCAGCGGCGGGGGAAGCCTACACGGGGAGGCCGTCGGCCCGCGCCTCAACGGCGCCGGGACCGTGAATCGCCTCGGCGGCCTCGCGCAGACCGACGACGCGGACGGCGACGGAACCGGCACCGGCACGGCCCCGACCGTGGGCGACGCGGGGGACCACGTCTTCGAAACCGACCGGGACGGTCGCCCTGACGACGAGGCGGCGCTCGCGGAACTGGGCGGCAAGTGCGGGCTGTTCGCCCGAGAAATGGCGTTGCGGCAGATCGCCTACGTGCACAGCTTCCGCCACCACCTCCGCGGCTCCGACCCCCACGCGGACCTGCACCGCATCCTCGACGCCGACGAGACCCGCATGATCCTCGCCCAGTCCAACCGCCCGATCGCGGTGCTGCAGAGCATGGGGCTGCGGCTGCGCGAGGCCTGGGAGTCCGGGCACGTCTCCGATTATCACCTCGTCCATATTGAAAGTTCGCTGACGGAAATGACCGGCATCCAGGGCGGCTGCGAACGCATTAAGAACACGCCGATGCCCTACAGCTACACCGTGCTGACGCACCGGCTGGTGTTCTTTTATTGCTTCGCC
Coding sequences within:
- a CDS encoding GNAT family N-acetyltransferase; the encoded protein is MIEPAVVTAEPLVIRPETAADAPAIAALTRTAFATAPHTDGNEHRLVGRLRDAGALALSLVAEGEDGELVGHAAFSPATAPAGGGDWYALGPISVRPDRQRQGVGGRLIRAGLEELTARGAAGCTVLGDPSYYERFGFEPAPAAAPPGVPAEYFRIKPLTAAAPAGPVRFHPIFGV
- a CDS encoding TolB-like translocation protein, producing the protein MTRPPRFVFGLLALACLAPAANADDEVLAAWRSGVSIRAVAPQADRHVIHSYFNVCPESPDGRFVLYYTSATAEGETGDVRLLERATGEETVIATDVAVEDAHRAACQQWSAGGAVVVYHVVTDGRWFVKAYDVATGQTRTLAADRQVGFGAPGSEWAPIYGCHWNPGEHRDLELVHVRTGEIRTAATIAAVVEEYGDWVRQRFGTTEVSIFFPVVSPDGGRVFFKIARPSGTDDFRSSRASDRAGLVAYDLREQRFLRRIEQWGHPSWTPDGGAIFEKGNYTVDLETGRTRRYAPSCITNHPTVAPDGRLFVTDADVEKRPFGGPGRWAVAVGSMNEDDFVVLDVFDNTGGARSWRRNHPHPAFSADGRRIYYNVNAGDWTTLRVAERDDG
- a CDS encoding cysteine desulfurase family protein, with product MSFLDLDRNATTPPYPAVVECVARHLRDTPGNPGSRHAAGRRARRVLEDARESLADGLGAEPEEIVFTSGGTEAANLALAGLIRGPRLGEEAADSGPTTVLVTPGEHPAVAAPLAAGAAAGRWRVRRWPLDENGLLKGDELENPPPGLRLVSLIHAHNETGAILDVAPVLVRCNRLGVPSHLDATQAVGKLPWAFRSLGATAASLGAHKFRGPRGIGALLIRSGAKLAPSLHGGHQEGGRRPGTEPVALAAGMALALELRMKELDDWTTHTTALRDRLEAALRRDCSAVIHAAGAPRLPNTASVAFPGCGGEELLVALDLAGVGASLGSACASGSSEPSPVLIAMGLPPELLNSSLRFSLLGEEPPEQIDEAAARIAACVKRVQEPCEPRHTPKIG
- a CDS encoding bestrophin family protein; protein product: MIVKPKRRLPWLSMIFSISGSSLEDAYPKILSAGLFATLVTGAHRFVYSGREQAENWLTFEPFTVMGLAISVFLSFRAKATYDRWWEGRKLWGRMVNVSRSFTRQCAMMTRGAAALRSVGHGTTASGGGSLHGEAVGPRLNGAGTVNRLGGLAQTDDADGDGTGTGTAPTVGDAGDHVFETDRDGRPDDEAALAELGGKCGLFAREMALRQIAYVHSFRHHLRGSDPHADLHRILDADETRMILAQSNRPIAVLQSMGLRLREAWESGHVSDYHLVHIESSLTEMTGIQGGCERIKNTPMPYSYTVLTHRLVFFYCFALPFGLVGTLGWLCPITVLLVSYAFLGLDALGDEVEDPFGLDPEDLPLLALCRTIEINLRELTGAGRVPPPLEPVDEVLT
- a CDS encoding serine/threonine protein kinase; this translates as MPRPVPETIGPYELGEVLGRGTVGTVYRAVNKETGKAWALKILLPQVSADAEISARFEREIEILEKLSHPNVVGCEASGKTPASDPAGARWYYVMELVEGGTLANLLRVKRVLDWEDVVELGWQLCSALQHLHNNGVVHRDLKPSNVYFTEDGVVKLGDFGIALDTANSALTEQGKTVGTWLYMSPEQIRGQNLDDKTDLYALGCLLYECLTGRPPFTGAGFADIFEQHLRRSPVPVKKVCGLVPTDLDAVVSELLEKDPKKRPLNARAVQGRLAEALMRKEERALERDDRRANRRREQKVSSQGGKGRTTPDIWALDPPRRALGGLLAEVREQPGDRQAGWGTVAMILGVTVALLALGALLAGQG
- a CDS encoding carbonic anhydrase, giving the protein MSRLVDGVRHFRSAEYPKRSDQFQSLAGGQSPNALFICCSDSRVNPTLLTNSEPGDLFVVENAGNIVPPPGRPGGGGEHGTGGEAATLEYAVRALKVPEIIVCGHAKCGAMGGLMAPESLGSLPLVADWLEHSTSVRERVNAEHADASPQEKVDAAIKANVLLQLEHLRAHDCVKEALAAGTLTLSGWVYDFVSGEVIRWDEDQQSWVEVA